In Synechocystis sp. PCC 6714, the following are encoded in one genomic region:
- a CDS encoding class III poly(R)-hydroxyalkanoic acid synthase subunit PhaC — MFLLFFIVHWLKIMLPFLAQMGLEENLHETLSFTEKILSGLEHLQGLNEEDIQVGFTPKEAVYQEDKMVLYRFQPVVESPLPIPVLIVYALVNRPYMVDLQEGRSLVANLLKLGLDVYLIDWGYPSRGDRWLTLEDYLSGYLNTCVDVICQRSQQEKITLLGVCQGGTFSLCYASLFPEKVKNLVVMVAPVDFEQPSTLLNARGGCTLGAEAVDIDLMVDAMGNIPGDYLNLEFLMLKPLQLGYQKYLDVPDIMEDEAKLLNFLRMEKWIFDSPDQAGETYRQFLKDFYQQNKLIKGEVMIGDRRVDLHNLTMPILNLYAEKDHLVAPASSLALGDYLPENSDYTVQSFPVGHIGMYVSGKVQRDLPPAIVHWLQERQ, encoded by the coding sequence ATGTTTTTACTATTTTTTATCGTTCATTGGTTAAAAATTATGTTGCCTTTTCTTGCTCAGATGGGATTAGAGGAAAATCTCCATGAAACACTCAGTTTCACAGAAAAAATTCTCTCCGGTTTAGAACATTTACAAGGTTTGAACGAAGAAGATATTCAGGTGGGTTTTACCCCCAAAGAAGCGGTTTACCAAGAAGACAAAATGGTTCTTTACCGTTTTCAACCAGTGGTGGAAAGTCCTCTGCCCATTCCTGTATTAATCGTTTATGCTCTGGTTAACCGTCCCTACATGGTGGACTTGCAGGAAGGACGATCCCTGGTAGCTAACCTACTTAAACTGGGTTTGGACGTGTATTTAATCGATTGGGGCTATCCTTCCCGGGGCGATCGTTGGTTAACCCTAGAAGATTATTTATCTGGATATTTGAACACCTGTGTGGATGTTATTTGTCAACGCTCTCAGCAAGAAAAAATTACGTTGTTAGGGGTTTGTCAGGGGGGCACATTTAGTCTGTGCTATGCCTCCCTTTTTCCTGAGAAAGTTAAAAATTTGGTGGTGATGGTGGCTCCGGTGGACTTTGAACAGCCAAGCACTTTATTAAATGCCAGGGGCGGCTGTACTTTGGGAGCTGAAGCAGTGGACATTGACCTAATGGTAGATGCCATGGGCAACATTCCGGGAGATTACCTTAACCTAGAATTTCTCATGCTTAAACCCCTCCAATTAGGCTATCAGAAATATCTTGATGTGCCGGATATTATGGAGGATGAAGCGAAACTATTAAACTTTTTACGCATGGAAAAATGGATTTTTGACAGTCCTGACCAAGCGGGAGAAACCTACCGTCAATTTCTCAAGGATTTTTATCAACAAAATAAGCTGATCAAAGGGGAAGTAATGATTGGCGATCGCCGGGTGGATTTGCATAATTTGACCATGCCCATTTTGAACCTATATGCAGAAAAGGATCACCTAGTGGCCCCGGCTTCTTCCCTCGCCCTGGGGGACTATTTGCCGGAAAACAGTGACTACACTGTGCAATCCTTTCCGGTGGGACACATTGGTATGTATGTTAGTGGCAAGGTGCAGAGGGATCTGCCCCCGGCGATCGTCCATTGGCTCCAAGAAAGACAGTGA
- the phaE gene encoding class III poly(R)-hydroxyalkanoic acid synthase subunit PhaE: MESTSKTWTELMTPFSQFWLESSSQAWKNWFDLMAQGGAMASPNQTFESLPQQFQQSQQFYGEMLKLSFQAWQSIWPKLTANGSGQADLQGYLEQLQTQIQQYASGTQTLQGDLDGLWQYYLKEVQKFSQLWLSTWQSSIAPLGKLPTGDVYAWLDLNNLYGDALYSKNLGSFMRSPLLGPSREMNGKLLGAFDDWVKLSQAMADYQLLEADIQYRGFAALMEDLLAQAKEDKPVKTWKEFQQRWAIAADQVFEAAFCEEKNLKIRGKFINALNRYRIQQQSILEAWLKTFNLPTRSEVDEIHQTIYQLRKEVKSLKKRLGETETNPG; the protein is encoded by the coding sequence ATGGAATCAACAAGTAAAACCTGGACAGAACTTATGACTCCCTTTAGTCAATTTTGGTTAGAGTCCAGCAGTCAGGCTTGGAAAAATTGGTTTGACCTTATGGCTCAGGGGGGGGCAATGGCTAGTCCAAATCAGACCTTTGAGTCCTTACCCCAACAGTTCCAGCAGTCTCAGCAATTCTATGGGGAAATGCTAAAGCTTTCCTTCCAAGCCTGGCAGAGTATTTGGCCTAAGCTGACCGCCAATGGTTCCGGGCAAGCAGATCTCCAGGGCTATCTAGAACAGTTGCAAACCCAAATTCAGCAATATGCCAGTGGAACCCAAACTTTGCAGGGGGACCTGGATGGTTTATGGCAATACTACCTTAAAGAGGTACAAAAGTTTTCTCAACTGTGGCTCTCCACCTGGCAAAGTAGTATAGCTCCCCTGGGTAAATTGCCCACTGGGGATGTTTATGCCTGGTTGGATTTGAATAATCTTTATGGTGACGCCCTCTACAGCAAAAATTTGGGCAGTTTTATGCGATCGCCGTTGTTGGGCCCCAGTCGGGAAATGAATGGCAAATTATTGGGGGCTTTTGATGATTGGGTTAAGTTATCCCAGGCCATGGCGGACTATCAGTTGCTGGAAGCGGATATTCAATACCGAGGTTTTGCTGCGCTGATGGAGGATTTATTGGCCCAGGCCAAGGAAGATAAACCCGTTAAAACCTGGAAAGAATTCCAGCAACGGTGGGCGATCGCCGCTGATCAGGTTTTTGAAGCAGCTTTTTGTGAGGAAAAAAATCTCAAAATACGGGGCAAATTTATTAATGCCCTGAACCGTTATCGCATCCAACAGCAGAGCATCCTCGAAGCTTGGTTAAAAACGTTTAATTTACCGACCCGTTCCGAGGTGGACGAGATTCACCAAACTATTTACCAACTGCGTAAAGAAGTTAAAAGTTTGAAAAAGCGTTTAGGGGAAACGGAAACAAATCCAGGTTGA
- a CDS encoding YifB family Mg chelatase-like AAA ATPase, with protein MLARVWSASLFGIDAIKVGVEVDVSGGLPAIAVVGLPDTAVQESRERVKAALKNAGFAFPVRRIVINLTPADLRKEGPSFDLPISIGILAASEQVDAQLLGDYLFLGEMSLDGSLRAIAGVLPIAATAQKMGLAGMVVPSGNALEASVVQDLKVYGFDHIKDVVDFLSAPEKFTPVNTQNAQQQFNNPLPCLDLKDVKGQSHGRRALEIAAAGGHNLIFVGPPGSGKTMLARRLPGILPPLQFDEALEVSQIHSVAGLLKERGQLIRQRPFRSPHHSASGPSLVGGGSFPRPGEISLAHRGVLFLDELTEFKRNVLEFLRQPLEDGQVTISRTRQTIMFPAQFTLIASTNPCPCGYFGDPIQPCSCSPRQREMYWSKLSGPLMDRIDLQVAVNRLKPEEMTRQSQGEESQKVRERVAKARAMAIARFGQGKKISCNAEMQAGQLRQFCQLDEHCRQLLEGAIKKLGLSARAMDRILKVSRTIADLGQSESIQASHLAEAIQYRTLDRFT; from the coding sequence ATGTTAGCAAGGGTTTGGAGTGCCTCTCTGTTCGGCATTGATGCCATTAAGGTTGGGGTGGAAGTAGATGTGTCCGGTGGGTTACCGGCGATCGCCGTGGTGGGATTGCCAGATACGGCGGTGCAAGAATCCCGGGAACGGGTCAAGGCGGCGTTAAAAAATGCCGGCTTTGCTTTTCCCGTACGACGTATTGTCATTAACCTTACCCCCGCAGATTTACGTAAAGAAGGCCCCAGCTTTGACTTACCGATTAGCATTGGTATTCTGGCAGCATCGGAACAGGTGGACGCCCAACTCTTGGGAGATTATCTGTTTTTAGGGGAAATGTCCTTGGATGGCAGTTTGCGGGCGATCGCCGGAGTTCTTCCCATTGCGGCCACCGCTCAAAAAATGGGTTTAGCAGGCATGGTGGTCCCTTCGGGCAATGCCTTGGAAGCTTCGGTGGTGCAGGATCTAAAAGTCTATGGCTTTGACCACATCAAAGACGTGGTGGATTTTCTTAGTGCGCCGGAAAAATTTACCCCAGTCAATACCCAGAACGCTCAGCAACAGTTTAATAACCCTTTGCCCTGCTTGGATTTAAAAGATGTTAAAGGTCAGTCCCATGGCCGTCGAGCGCTGGAAATAGCAGCCGCAGGGGGCCATAACCTCATTTTTGTCGGTCCACCGGGCAGTGGTAAAACTATGTTGGCTCGTCGTTTACCGGGAATTTTGCCGCCGTTGCAGTTTGATGAAGCGTTGGAAGTGTCCCAAATCCATTCCGTGGCGGGTTTACTCAAAGAAAGAGGTCAGTTAATCCGCCAAAGGCCTTTTCGCAGTCCCCATCATTCCGCCTCTGGCCCTTCCTTGGTGGGGGGAGGCAGTTTTCCCAGGCCGGGGGAAATTTCCTTAGCCCATCGGGGAGTTCTGTTTTTAGACGAGTTGACGGAATTTAAACGCAATGTGTTGGAATTTTTGCGGCAACCTTTGGAGGACGGACAAGTAACCATTTCCCGCACTAGGCAAACCATCATGTTCCCAGCACAATTTACCCTCATTGCCAGCACCAATCCCTGTCCCTGTGGTTATTTTGGTGATCCAATTCAGCCCTGTTCCTGTTCTCCCCGGCAACGGGAGATGTATTGGTCAAAGCTTTCCGGACCACTAATGGACCGCATTGATCTACAGGTGGCGGTAAACCGTCTTAAGCCAGAGGAAATGACTAGGCAAAGCCAGGGGGAAGAGTCCCAGAAGGTACGGGAGCGGGTGGCCAAAGCTAGAGCCATGGCGATCGCCAGATTTGGCCAAGGGAAGAAAATTAGTTGCAATGCAGAAATGCAAGCGGGACAATTACGCCAATTCTGCCAATTAGATGAACACTGCCGTCAGTTGCTGGAAGGAGCAATTAAAAAACTGGGACTTTCCGCCCGGGCCATGGACCGCATTTTGAAAGTGTCCCGTACCATCGCCGATCTAGGTCAATCAGAAAGTATCCAAGCCTCCCATCTGGCGGAAGCCATTCAATACCGCACTTTGGATAGATTCACCTAA
- a CDS encoding folate-binding protein YgfZ, with the protein MAHPLDLEQTWLYSVLDFGLIALHGEDRCRFLHNQTTNAVETRATGEWLETVFVNSTGRALELATVYVRPDDLWIQVGIDQKDFLWQWMDRFIFPFDKVELKDLSTSHQAVVLVGNKAREVYSDWPLPLGNQWHVQSVEGIELLISAQTGLDLPGYTVIFPTTHGEVVSKLWGDLPVITPTQWESLRIHQGRPQAGKELTEEYNPLEAGLWRAISFTKGCYIGQETIARLNTYQGVKQRLWRIALDRPVPVGTIITLGGQKVGILTSVEASTGLGYLKTKLVDEGMEVQVGPAIGTVEKPPYITHEYYQGPS; encoded by the coding sequence ATGGCCCATCCCCTTGACCTCGAACAAACTTGGCTTTATTCTGTGCTCGACTTTGGTTTAATCGCTTTACACGGGGAAGACCGCTGTCGCTTTTTGCACAATCAGACCACCAATGCAGTGGAAACTAGGGCCACAGGGGAATGGCTAGAGACAGTTTTCGTCAACTCCACTGGCCGAGCTCTGGAGTTAGCCACCGTTTATGTACGCCCCGACGATCTTTGGATTCAGGTGGGAATAGACCAGAAAGATTTCCTCTGGCAGTGGATGGACCGATTTATTTTTCCCTTCGACAAAGTTGAGCTCAAAGATTTATCCACTAGTCATCAGGCCGTGGTTTTGGTGGGGAATAAAGCTAGAGAAGTTTATTCAGATTGGCCATTGCCCCTAGGCAATCAATGGCACGTCCAATCAGTGGAGGGAATTGAATTACTTATTTCAGCTCAAACAGGATTAGATTTACCTGGCTATACGGTTATTTTTCCGACAACCCACGGAGAGGTGGTTAGCAAACTTTGGGGGGATTTACCCGTTATCACCCCAACCCAATGGGAGAGTCTACGTATCCACCAAGGCCGACCCCAAGCAGGGAAAGAACTGACAGAAGAATATAATCCCCTCGAAGCTGGACTATGGCGGGCTATTTCCTTCACCAAGGGCTGTTACATTGGCCAGGAAACCATTGCCCGTCTTAACACTTACCAAGGCGTTAAACAACGATTGTGGCGCATTGCCCTCGATCGCCCGGTGCCAGTGGGAACCATCATTACCCTAGGGGGACAAAAGGTAGGGATTTTGACTAGTGTTGAGGCTTCAACGGGGTTGGGCTATCTCAAAACTAAATTGGTTGATGAAGGGATGGAAGTGCAGGTAGGGCCAGCGATCGGCACAGTGGAAAAACCCCCTTACATTACCCATGAGTACTATCAAGGCCCTAGCTAG
- a CDS encoding FHA domain-containing protein — translation MAVCPTCNHINPEGAIQCEACFTPLPTSMPCPHCGSPVQSDATFCGNCGQTIDPQQLATSAPDEEALPPPIATAPENNEPIPAIPSPSPAPPPMGTQLQSQGAFLVHVQTQTTLVIPTGLTVIHLGKPNDKVPPDIDVSGFANSDVVSRVHADIRVEGENYFLEDAGSANGTYVNHSALPPGNRHLLRPGDRLSLGKGDLVTFIFQTSP, via the coding sequence ATGGCTGTCTGTCCCACCTGTAATCACATCAACCCGGAAGGGGCTATCCAATGTGAAGCTTGCTTTACTCCCTTACCCACCTCCATGCCCTGTCCCCATTGCGGTAGTCCTGTGCAAAGTGATGCCACCTTTTGCGGCAATTGTGGACAGACCATTGATCCCCAACAGTTGGCCACTAGTGCCCCCGACGAGGAAGCACTCCCCCCTCCCATCGCCACAGCGCCAGAAAATAACGAACCAATTCCCGCTATTCCCTCCCCTTCCCCTGCTCCCCCACCGATGGGAACCCAACTGCAATCCCAGGGAGCTTTCCTTGTCCATGTGCAAACCCAAACCACTTTGGTAATTCCCACGGGCCTGACGGTGATCCATCTGGGTAAACCCAACGATAAGGTGCCACCGGACATTGACGTCTCTGGTTTTGCCAATTCCGATGTGGTATCCAGGGTCCATGCGGATATCCGTGTGGAAGGGGAAAATTATTTCCTGGAGGATGCGGGCAGCGCCAATGGTACCTACGTAAACCACAGTGCTCTTCCCCCTGGTAACCGCCATTTACTCCGCCCTGGCGATCGCCTTTCTTTAGGCAAAGGGGATTTAGTAACGTTCATTTTCCAAACCAGTCCATAA
- the minC gene encoding septum site-determining protein MinC, whose product MSDDAPHPEWQLAPQENFVRLSLILPTVTASVDSPTLVFSHQQLQQSLANYLRIMAGRWGDKTLVRLALNNQLLDTRQLQAIATGLKEQNLTLQWVETNRRQTAVAAASAGFSVDQTLVEKPLVDPSEPPPSPKPLVVRHTLRSGGEIRHGGDVVIIGDVNPGSSIVADGDILIWGCLRGVAHAGAKGNDQAVIMILRLAACQIRIGDRLARVGADAVDRREPEIAYITSEGIRLTPVRQFQRSALS is encoded by the coding sequence ATGAGTGACGACGCCCCCCACCCTGAATGGCAATTGGCTCCCCAGGAAAACTTTGTCCGATTATCTTTGATCCTCCCGACGGTAACAGCGTCCGTTGACTCCCCCACCTTGGTGTTTTCCCATCAACAATTGCAACAAAGTTTGGCCAATTATCTCCGTATTATGGCGGGACGATGGGGGGATAAAACCCTAGTGCGATTGGCCCTCAACAACCAATTGTTAGATACTAGGCAACTCCAGGCGATCGCCACTGGGCTAAAAGAGCAAAACTTGACCCTGCAATGGGTGGAAACCAACCGTCGTCAAACCGCCGTAGCCGCCGCTAGTGCCGGATTTTCCGTCGACCAAACCCTGGTGGAAAAACCCCTAGTGGATCCCTCCGAGCCCCCACCATCCCCCAAACCTCTGGTGGTGCGCCATACCCTCCGCTCCGGGGGGGAAATTCGCCATGGGGGAGATGTGGTAATCATTGGCGATGTCAATCCAGGCAGTAGCATTGTCGCGGACGGTGATATTCTCATTTGGGGCTGTTTACGGGGTGTTGCCCATGCTGGCGCTAAGGGCAATGATCAGGCTGTTATTATGATTCTGCGCTTGGCTGCCTGTCAGATCCGCATTGGCGATCGCCTAGCGAGGGTGGGGGCCGATGCCGTTGATCGTCGGGAGCCCGAAATCGCTTATATTACTTCAGAAGGTATCCGTCTGACCCCGGTGCGTCAGTTTCAGCGTTCTGCTCTGTCATAA
- the minD gene encoding septum site-determining protein MinD, with the protein MNRIIVVTSGKGGVGKTTTTANLGAALARLGKKVVLIDADFGLRNLDLLLGLEQRIVYTAIDVLADECTIDKALVKDKRLPNLVLLPAAQNRSKDAINAEQMQSLVGQLKDKFDYIIIDCPAGIEAGFRNAVAPAQEAIIVTTPEMSAVRDADRVIGLLEAEDIGKISLIVNRLRPEMVQLNQMISVEDILDLLAVPLIGILPDDQKIIISTNKGEPLVMEEKLSVPGLAFQNIARRLEGQDIPFLDFMAAHNTLLNRIRRRLLGG; encoded by the coding sequence ATGAATCGGATTATTGTTGTCACTTCGGGCAAAGGTGGAGTCGGAAAAACCACCACCACCGCCAATTTGGGAGCGGCCCTAGCTCGATTGGGGAAAAAAGTTGTCCTGATTGATGCGGATTTTGGTTTACGTAACCTGGATCTACTGTTGGGCTTAGAACAACGTATTGTTTACACCGCTATCGACGTTTTAGCCGACGAATGCACCATCGATAAAGCTCTGGTAAAGGATAAACGCTTGCCTAATTTGGTACTCCTTCCTGCCGCTCAAAATCGCTCCAAAGATGCCATTAATGCCGAACAAATGCAGTCTTTGGTGGGACAACTCAAAGATAAGTTTGATTACATTATCATTGACTGTCCTGCTGGCATCGAAGCAGGTTTTCGCAATGCGGTGGCTCCGGCCCAGGAGGCGATCATTGTCACCACTCCGGAAATGTCAGCGGTACGGGATGCAGACCGGGTAATTGGTCTTTTGGAAGCAGAAGACATTGGCAAAATTAGCTTGATTGTTAACCGCCTACGGCCAGAAATGGTACAACTCAATCAAATGATTAGTGTGGAAGATATTTTGGACCTTTTAGCGGTGCCCTTAATCGGTATCTTGCCAGACGATCAAAAAATCATTATTTCCACCAATAAAGGGGAGCCTTTAGTAATGGAAGAAAAGTTATCGGTGCCGGGGCTCGCATTTCAAAATATTGCCCGGCGGCTGGAAGGGCAAGATATACCTTTTTTGGATTTTATGGCCGCCCACAATACTTTACTCAACCGTATCCGCCGTCGTCTCTTGGGGGGTTAA
- the minE gene encoding cell division topological specificity factor MinE → MILELIERLFSRSGKNSGEDARRRLKLVIANDRSGLSPEMMEEMRREIVEVVSRYVEIDPREMEFSLESDQRMTALIANLPVRRVKRTRAKSQPEAQEG, encoded by the coding sequence ATGATTTTGGAATTGATTGAAAGGCTCTTTAGCCGGAGTGGCAAAAATAGCGGCGAAGATGCCCGTCGGAGGCTAAAGTTGGTCATTGCCAATGATCGCTCAGGACTCAGTCCGGAAATGATGGAAGAAATGCGGCGGGAAATTGTGGAGGTGGTCAGCCGCTATGTGGAAATTGACCCTAGGGAGATGGAATTTTCCCTGGAAAGTGATCAGCGCATGACGGCGTTAATTGCTAATTTGCCCGTGCGTCGGGTTAAAAGAACCAGGGCAAAATCCCAACCAGAAGCGCAAGAAGGTTAG
- a CDS encoding glutamate decarboxylase, producing MVHKKIDLNQLSPLESLLTPTYAARGLVNPVSKYEMPETEMLPAIAYNLIHDELGLDGNSRLNLATFVTTWMEPEARQLMADTFDKNMIDKDEYPQTAEIELRCVNILSRLWNAPENAEATGCSTIGSSEAAMLGGMAMKWKWRKRRQIEGKSGDRPNLVMGINVQVCWEKFCRYWEVEPRFVPMEGDRYHISPDEAVKLIDENTIGVIGILGSTFDGSYEPIEALNDALEILNERTGWQVPLHVDAASGGFIAPFLDPDLRWDFRLPWVKSINTSGHKYGLVYPGVGWIIWRDKEELPEELIFHCSYLGGDLPNFALNFSRPGNQVVAQYYNFLRLGKEGYRKIQQACRDTALYLSSKIAQLGPFELLTDGGDIPVFAWKLKDDVLAHSCYTLYDMADKLRERGWLAPAYPMPKNRDDLVVQRIVVKEGFSRDMADILLADMERAIAYFVSQPDHKPKQGGSHFSH from the coding sequence ATGGTGCATAAAAAAATTGACCTCAACCAACTCAGCCCATTAGAAAGCCTACTGACCCCCACCTATGCGGCCCGGGGATTGGTCAACCCCGTGAGCAAGTACGAAATGCCGGAAACGGAAATGCTGCCGGCGATCGCCTATAACCTGATCCACGATGAACTGGGCCTAGATGGCAATTCCCGTTTGAACTTAGCCACTTTCGTTACCACTTGGATGGAGCCGGAAGCCCGGCAACTGATGGCGGATACCTTCGATAAAAATATGATCGATAAGGATGAGTATCCCCAAACGGCAGAAATTGAGTTGCGGTGCGTCAATATTTTGTCCCGACTTTGGAATGCCCCGGAAAATGCTGAGGCTACTGGCTGTTCCACCATTGGCTCCAGTGAAGCGGCGATGTTGGGGGGCATGGCCATGAAGTGGAAATGGCGAAAACGTCGACAGATCGAGGGAAAATCAGGCGATCGCCCTAATCTGGTTATGGGTATTAATGTCCAGGTTTGTTGGGAAAAGTTTTGCCGTTATTGGGAAGTCGAACCCCGCTTTGTGCCCATGGAAGGCGATCGGTACCATATTAGTCCTGACGAGGCAGTTAAATTAATCGACGAAAATACCATTGGTGTAATTGGCATTTTAGGTAGCACCTTTGACGGCAGTTACGAACCCATTGAAGCGCTTAACGATGCCCTAGAAATATTAAATGAGAGAACAGGCTGGCAGGTGCCCCTGCATGTGGATGCCGCCAGTGGCGGTTTCATTGCGCCCTTTCTAGACCCAGATTTACGCTGGGATTTTCGTTTACCCTGGGTGAAATCCATCAATACTTCTGGACATAAGTACGGTTTAGTTTATCCAGGGGTGGGCTGGATTATCTGGCGGGATAAGGAAGAATTACCAGAGGAATTGATTTTCCATTGCAGCTATTTGGGGGGAGATTTGCCCAATTTTGCCCTCAACTTTTCCCGTCCTGGCAATCAGGTAGTGGCCCAGTATTACAACTTTCTCCGTTTAGGCAAAGAAGGTTATCGTAAAATTCAGCAGGCCTGTCGAGATACGGCTCTATACTTATCCAGCAAAATCGCCCAATTGGGGCCCTTTGAACTGCTCACCGATGGCGGCGACATTCCGGTTTTCGCCTGGAAATTGAAGGATGACGTGTTGGCCCATAGTTGTTACACCCTCTACGACATGGCCGACAAATTGCGGGAACGGGGTTGGTTGGCGCCTGCCTATCCCATGCCCAAAAACCGTGATGATTTAGTAGTGCAAAGGATTGTGGTCAAAGAGGGTTTTAGTCGGGATATGGCCGATATTTTGCTAGCGGACATGGAAAGGGCGATCGCCTATTTTGTCAGTCAACCAGACCATAAACCAAAACAAGGGGGATCCCACTTCAGCCATTAG
- a CDS encoding carbon-nitrogen hydrolase family protein, which translates to MLYLTRIHPQPPAPGTGVRLAIYQNQGGPIGNAEAIAYYLAKMEEAIQGANGFGAQLISFAELYLTGYALSPQEVHQLAIARDGETMAQVGQLAQKYQMAIICPYPEKAIIDGETHYYDSINLFDDQGELLKTYRKTHLWGPDESKIYSRGHRHKEEGKAFTVHQVNGFPIGLLNCYEAEFAELTRILALRGAKLVIIPTAADIWTLLSTGERTKIPYPDVSQNVIPVRALENHIFVAYCNRAGGETRLNAQGEMVLVGEYLGNSVIAGPHGDLLLHPRNEESLLIADCVSADYVSLHPEQTNYLVDRQSNLYGSLASKLT; encoded by the coding sequence ATGCTTTACCTCACTCGCATTCACCCCCAACCGCCCGCTCCCGGCACCGGAGTCAGGCTCGCTATTTACCAAAACCAAGGGGGCCCCATTGGTAATGCTGAGGCCATCGCCTATTACCTGGCAAAAATGGAAGAGGCCATCCAGGGAGCCAACGGTTTTGGTGCCCAGCTAATTAGTTTTGCCGAACTTTATCTAACTGGTTACGCCCTTTCTCCCCAAGAAGTCCATCAATTGGCGATCGCCAGGGATGGTGAGACCATGGCCCAAGTGGGGCAACTGGCGCAAAAATATCAGATGGCCATCATTTGTCCCTACCCCGAAAAGGCGATAATTGATGGGGAAACCCATTATTACGACAGCATTAACCTGTTCGATGACCAGGGAGAATTACTCAAAACCTATCGCAAAACCCATCTCTGGGGCCCCGACGAAAGCAAAATTTACTCCCGGGGTCATCGCCATAAAGAAGAGGGCAAAGCTTTTACGGTCCATCAAGTTAATGGTTTTCCCATTGGTTTATTGAACTGTTATGAAGCAGAATTTGCCGAATTGACCCGTATTCTTGCCCTGAGGGGAGCAAAATTGGTGATTATCCCCACAGCGGCGGATATTTGGACCTTGTTATCCACTGGGGAAAGGACAAAAATTCCCTATCCCGATGTGTCCCAGAACGTCATTCCCGTGCGGGCTTTGGAAAACCACATTTTTGTTGCCTATTGCAATCGGGCTGGGGGCGAAACCAGGCTCAATGCCCAAGGGGAAATGGTATTGGTGGGGGAATATTTGGGTAACAGTGTCATTGCCGGGCCCCACGGTGACCTTTTGCTCCATCCCCGTAACGAAGAAAGTTTACTCATTGCCGATTGTGTCTCTGCAGATTATGTTTCCCTCCATCCAGAACAAACTAATTATCTGGTCGATCGCCAATCAAATCTGTATGGGTCTTTGGCCAGCAAGTTAACCTGA
- a CDS encoding urease accessory protein UreD produces MLSASTVNASAPWQADLRLRYDRPGHRTRMVECLVQAPLKVQRSFYPDNTGQCQTMLLHTGGGMVGGDRLGYEIILEAQSDVCFTSASAGKIYRSVGPWSEQRVNLELETGASVLWCPQETIIFDQARYQQNFCIQLQEQAQFKGWEIVRLGRTARGEKFTQGHWRSRWEVWQGDKLIWGERQQLIGSEQLHTSPNALGGFACLGTYVDLSLSFDQNLVNQARELIKPRIHSSGRSPQWGLSMTATQGLIARYRGDSTQEAKDIFTQLSQLNSMS; encoded by the coding sequence TTGCTGAGTGCTTCCACTGTTAACGCTTCCGCCCCCTGGCAGGCAGATCTCCGACTCCGTTATGACCGTCCGGGGCACCGTACCCGCATGGTTGAATGCTTGGTGCAGGCTCCCCTCAAAGTACAGCGGTCTTTTTACCCGGATAATACTGGCCAATGTCAAACCATGTTGCTCCATACTGGAGGCGGCATGGTGGGGGGCGATCGCCTGGGGTATGAAATTATTTTGGAAGCCCAGAGTGATGTGTGTTTCACCAGTGCTTCAGCGGGAAAAATTTATCGCAGTGTCGGGCCATGGAGTGAACAGAGAGTTAACCTAGAGTTGGAAACGGGGGCTTCAGTGCTGTGGTGTCCCCAGGAAACAATTATTTTTGACCAAGCTCGATACCAACAAAACTTTTGCATTCAGCTCCAGGAACAGGCTCAGTTTAAAGGTTGGGAAATTGTTCGTTTGGGCCGCACCGCCAGGGGAGAAAAATTTACCCAGGGCCATTGGCGATCGAGGTGGGAAGTTTGGCAGGGGGATAAATTAATTTGGGGGGAAAGGCAACAGTTAATTGGTTCGGAACAACTTCATACTTCCCCCAACGCCTTAGGGGGTTTTGCCTGTCTGGGCACCTATGTGGATTTGAGCCTTTCCTTTGACCAAAATTTAGTTAATCAGGCCCGGGAGTTAATCAAGCCCCGAATCCATTCCTCCGGGCGATCACCGCAGTGGGGTTTGAGTATGACTGCCACCCAGGGGTTAATTGCTCGCTATCGGGGAGATTCGACCCAAGAAGCTAAGGATATTTTTACCCAACTCAGTCAATTAAACTCAATGAGCTAA